A single Thermoanaerobacterium sp. RBIITD DNA region contains:
- a CDS encoding ABC transporter substrate-binding protein gives MKKYRLFLIFTLIFTITLSSIAFTGCGTKEQKITKINFVEVVRSIFYAPYYVAVNKGFFKEEGLELKITTAQGSDKAATAVVSGQADIGLQGPETTVYVYNEGKEDYLINFAQCTRKDGSFLVGKHPEPNFKWESLKGKKIIGGRPGGMPEMTLEYVLKEHGIDPKKDVNLVTNLQFTATAGAFMRSDADYVALFEPTASLVEKEKGGYVVASIGAAGHDVPYTTFNARKSYIEKHPDIIQHFTNAIYKGMLYIKLHPSKQVAEDIKSFFPDADVDLIATVIDRYKSINAWGTTPQMKASDFDALQKVIINAGELKKMVDSNILIDNRFSDKAINTIKK, from the coding sequence ATGAAGAAGTATAGACTTTTTCTTATATTTACGCTTATATTTACTATCACATTATCATCAATTGCTTTTACAGGATGTGGAACGAAAGAGCAAAAGATAACAAAAATAAATTTTGTTGAAGTTGTACGCTCTATATTTTATGCACCATATTATGTAGCAGTAAATAAAGGATTCTTTAAAGAAGAAGGGTTAGAGTTAAAAATAACAACAGCACAGGGTTCTGATAAAGCAGCGACTGCAGTTGTATCAGGCCAAGCTGATATTGGTCTTCAGGGGCCGGAAACAACAGTATATGTATATAATGAAGGAAAGGAAGATTATCTGATTAATTTTGCACAATGTACCAGAAAAGACGGTTCTTTCTTAGTTGGAAAACACCCTGAACCGAATTTTAAGTGGGAAAGCTTAAAAGGAAAAAAGATCATCGGCGGAAGACCTGGCGGTATGCCTGAAATGACCCTTGAATATGTACTTAAAGAGCATGGTATAGATCCTAAAAAAGACGTAAATCTTGTGACAAATCTTCAATTCACAGCAACAGCAGGTGCTTTTATGAGGTCAGATGCTGATTATGTAGCATTATTTGAACCGACTGCATCCCTCGTAGAAAAAGAAAAGGGCGGTTATGTTGTCGCATCAATAGGTGCTGCCGGACATGATGTTCCATATACTACTTTTAATGCTAGAAAAAGCTATATTGAAAAACATCCAGATATAATACAGCATTTCACAAATGCAATTTATAAGGGCATGCTCTATATTAAGTTACATCCATCAAAGCAAGTCGCTGAAGATATTAAATCATTTTTCCCTGATGCAGATGTAGATTTGATAGCAACAGTAATAGATAGATATAAGAGTATAAATGCATGGGGTACAACGCCGCAAATGAAAGCAAGTGACTTTGATGCTTTACAAAAAGTTATTATCAATGCAGGAGAACTGAAAAAAATGGTTGATTCCAATATATTGATAGATAATAGATTTTCTGATAAAGCCATAAACACCATAAAGAAATAA
- a CDS encoding ABC transporter ATP-binding protein — protein MDKVMVELNNISLNYHTIKGETEAIKNISFDVHEGEFVGVIGPSGCGKSTLLSIIAGLLKPSSGNIKVNGKIGYMLQKDHLFEWRNILQNVLLGLEIQNAVNNVTKHYTENLLDKYGLKDFKLHYPNQLSGGMRQRAALIRTLALKPDIMLLDEAFSALDYQTRLAISDEVWSILKGEKKTAIIVTHDISEAIAMCDRIVVLSNRPSTVKNIYEIKMTCDNRSPIGCRKAPEFRVYFNEIWKELDVHV, from the coding sequence ATGGATAAAGTTATGGTGGAATTAAATAATATATCATTAAACTATCATACTATAAAAGGCGAAACAGAAGCTATAAAGAACATTTCCTTTGATGTGCATGAAGGTGAATTTGTAGGTGTCATAGGGCCTTCGGGCTGTGGTAAGTCGACACTTTTATCAATAATAGCGGGACTTTTAAAGCCTTCAAGTGGCAATATTAAAGTAAATGGTAAGATAGGCTATATGCTGCAAAAGGATCATCTTTTCGAATGGAGAAATATATTGCAGAACGTACTATTAGGACTCGAAATACAAAATGCTGTAAATAATGTAACAAAACACTACACAGAAAATTTACTTGATAAATATGGACTTAAAGATTTTAAGCTACATTATCCAAATCAGCTTTCAGGCGGTATGAGGCAAAGAGCAGCATTGATAAGAACCCTCGCGCTAAAACCGGATATCATGCTTTTGGATGAAGCATTTTCAGCTCTCGATTATCAAACAAGGCTTGCAATCTCTGATGAGGTATGGAGTATTTTAAAAGGAGAGAAAAAAACGGCTATCATCGTAACACATGATATCTCTGAAGCAATTGCTATGTGCGATAGAATCGTGGTTCTTTCAAATAGGCCTTCAACTGTAAAGAATATATATGAAATAAAAATGACATGTGACAATCGTTCACCTATAGGTTGCAGAAAAGCGCCGGAATTCAGGGTTTACTTTAATGAAATATGGAAGGAGCTTGATGTCCATGTATGA